The genomic region TAGGACTGCTTTACATATTTTCGGAGGTCACGGATTAAATAGGGGTTCTAAAGTCGAGAGATTATATAGAGATGCGAAAATAATGGAAATAGCCGAAGGAACTAATGAAATGCAATTACTTGCAGTATCAAGGAGCTTCCAACAAAAGAAATAAATAAAGGATGAAGGAATTCAATAAAAGTACTGGTAATGAGTAAGCTATAAATTCGAAAAATCCAAATCCTTTTCCTCCTCTATTTTCTGACGCTTCTGAAATTATTATATTACTTGCAGCACCTATTAAAGTAAGATTTCCAGCTATTGTACTCCCTGCAGCTAGCGCTAGCCAATCAGCAATTGAGGTTGAATGATACTCAAACAATATTGGAATATAAATTGCAACAAGGGGAACGTTAGATAAAATTTGGCTTAAAAGAATTGAAGATATAAATATGAGAAGAATTGAAGTTGGAGGCGGTAAAAATTTTGACATTTCTGCAATTACGCCTCCGCAGAGTATTCCCTCCGTAAATATAAATAAACCTATGAAGAAAATTATGGTACTCCAATCAATTCTTCTTACAATATCTCTTCTCTCTGGAGATATTAAAAGTAAAATTGAAGATGTAGTAAGAGAGCCTAGAAGTATATCTATACCGACGTAGCTTAATGTGAAGAATAGAACTATAGTTACTAAAAGAAGAATAAAGGATAAATAAGCTAACCTTTTATTTTCTATCTCTATTTTATCAGGATTAAACGTAAGATTAGGCAAATATTTTCTAAACATCAGCCTTAAGATTGGGTAAGTTAATACAAGATTAAGTAGAGTAGGAATTGATAAATACTCTATAAACACGAGAAACGGATTCTTTATCCCAGAATCTAGAGCTATTAAAAGATTTTGAGGATTCCCAGTAGGAAACATAACGCTTCCTATGGTTACACCAAAAGCTAAGGCATAAAGGAAAGGCTTTTCATCTATTTTCATTTCCTTTTTCATTTCCAAAATTACTGGAGTCCAACTCGCTGATAATCCGTCGTTTGTAACCAAATTAGAGAGCAGACCAGAAGTAACTAAGACACTAAAGAGCACCTTATCTGGTCTTTTAAACTTGGAAATTATAGCATATGCAACATATTTAAGAAAGCCAGAAACTTCTAAAGCAGAGGCAAACGTAAAAATAGTTATTAGGAAAAGGATTACGTCAAGGTTAATTGCTGATAGAGCCTTTTCAGGAGTTAATACTCCTAGTATTATCATTAAGACTCCTCCAAAAAACATTGAAGCCCATGGCGGTATTTTAGTAAGACCTCTAGTAGCTATTAAAGAATATGTTATAATCATCACTGCTAAGGAGAAATAATTCATCATGAGAAAAGACTTAGGTTAAATTAAAGATTTTTCTCCTTGATTTGCAAATTCCTCCTCTTTATAGCCTCCTGCCACAGATTTTTCTCTACTTCAGTTTCTGGATAATATCTAGGCATTTCCTTGGGTCTACCCTCATTATCAACCCTTACATATGAGAAGTAAGCCTCTGTAACTTTTTCTTTACCGTTTTTGAAAACATTGATTAAAACGTCAAGTGACGTCCTTCCTACATAAGTTAAACCTGCGTTAATTTCTATTATATCCCCGAGCTTTATTGGAGAATAAAAGCTCATATTAGATATTGCAACAGTAACCACGGTGTCAGAGTACTTGTCATATCCTTTATAGCCTATGAATTTTAAAGCCAAAGAACCACCTAAGTCATCCATCATTTTAAGAAGTTTGCCTGCAGATATTATTTTACCATCATAAGTTAGGTCAGGCGATATATACACAGCGTTTGTTATCCTAAACCTTAAACCTTTTGTTTGATCTTCATTACTTTTCATACTTCTTATCCTATTCTGCCTTCTCTTCATTGCCCTCTCAATTATAGCCTTCTCTTCCTCATTATCGTATTCTATTACTTCACCAACTTTTTGTGGTCTAAAATTCTCGTCTATTTTAACGTAAACTCCAGTTGCAGTAACTATTTTCTCATCCCCTCTATATGCTGACATTTCAACTTCCATTGACGTATTTCCAACATATACTACGTAAGCTTCTACTTCAATTATATCACCTAGATTAGCTCCTTTTTTAAACACTACATTGTCTAAAGAAGCTATTACGCTAGTAGCCTTTGCAACTTTTATTGCAGAAAGCATTCCAGTGTCTACTAGAAATTTCAACATGTCGCCTCCATGTAGTCTTCCCATGAAATTTGATTGCTCGTAATGTACAATATTCTGAGTCCTTACCTTAGTTTCTGAGAGCTTCAATTAATTCACCTACTTCCTTAGCTAAGGAAGAGTACTTTTTATCTCTTCCTCCAAACTGCTCTAAAATAGATTTTAGTTGTTCTAGGACTTTCACGTAATCCATTTTCTCTATTAACGTCTTAGGTATTTGGCGAAATTCTATCCTTTTTTCATTTGAAGAAAGATAAGGCAAATATTCGTCTTCAGCAGTTTGAATTAAACTAAAGCCATTCCTATCAATGACGTATTCATAAAGGCCCATTTTGCCTAAAGAAATACTAACGTCGTCCGATGGAGGCAATATTGATAATACCTTCTTAAGAAAATCCTCCTTTCTACCTTCTTTTATATACGAAAGAAGTTCTTCTTTAATCATTTTTATCACGTCTTTGACAAGTCATAATGTCCTATAGGTGGTGGAACAGGAACTTTAATTTTTACTTTCCCTTGTCTCAACCAAGGTGAAATTAAATAAGCAACACCGTTTCTTTCCCAACTAAGCATTTTAGCCTCTGTGGGCGTTAAACCCAGCTGTTCTGCAATTTCTTTGCTTATACGGAAAATAAACTTTGTATTAGCTAATTGAACAATTATATCGCTTAAATCAGAAGGATTGTGAGTAGAAAATATGAATCCTATTTTCCTCCTTCTTCCTAACCTCATCATTGTGGCTATTTTTCCTGCAACTCTCTTTACGTAATTAGTATCTTCCTCACCACCTTTACTCGATGGGAAGAATCTATGAGCTTCATCTATAATTATTAGAAATCTTCCTTTAATATTGCCTTCCCTCATTTGCCTTTCCCTAAATGCGAATAATCTATCTAGGAAGTAGTAAGTCAGTATTTTCTGAGAAAGATCATCAAGCTCTCCGTTATAAATATCAAAAATTATTAAATTTCCAGAATTTTTCACTACATTAACTAAAAGGTCTCTTTGAGCTTTTAAGTCAAACAATTCGGTTTCTCTAAGTAAGTATAATCCCCTTAGAATATTTTCCCTTGTACTCTTGTGTAATTTAAACTTATCAAACTCAGAATCGTCCAGTAAGTCTATTAATTCCTCTAAAGTTTTACATTCCTTAGCTTCCTTACTTGAGGAAAATATTTTAAGGAAATGAGATGCTTGCTCACTGAAGTAAGGATTAAGTTTATATAAGATTTTCCTAACGTCTCGGTACCTAAAGAAAAAGGGATGAAGATTTATCTTTGAATTCCACTGGCTATTTGACAAAATTATTTGATTTCCTACAACTGAGGAATATACTTTAAGGCCTTTCATGTCAAGGTAATCCAAAAGAGGTTTAACGTATAGCTCATGATATGCCGAAGTAATAGATTCTATCTTTCCAGATTTAGCGTATTTTCTAATCCAGGTCTTTGTTATTGGGAATATAACATCTGTTTCCAGTTTATTTAATTTACCATATAATTTCTCAAATTCTGCAATACCCTGCTTTACTCCTTTATCTGTAAAGTCTGGGGGTAGGAAAATGTGGTAATAATCGCCAGTAGCATCTAATATGAATACTTTTGTACCTTCCTCGCCTATCATATACAAACCGGAAATTAAGTCCTTTATGAAAGAAGTCTTTCCTGCCCCAGTAGTTCCTATAATTAGTGCGTGGTAATTCAAATCATCTAGACTTAAACTAACTTTAACATCTAGATCTAGGTAATCCAAAGTCCCAACTTTTAATAGCCCTCTATTAAGGCTTAATGACCTCTCTATCAAGTCCGCATTTGGTAAAATAACTGGAGACTGAGGTTCTATTACAATATCTGCAGGGGAAGGTTCAGATGATGAAAGTATATCTATTTTAGTTAACATTTCGCATTTTAGTGTAACGTTATTTATCAAAGTCCCTGGAGTTTCTTCTTCTACATTACTTACGAAATTATTATCAAAAAGAAACGATTTTACATCACTCCTCTCGTATCCTATTACTCTTAATAGGATAAAATAAAGTGTTTTTATATCTATTGCTCCAAGGAAAACTCCTATTCTACCTAAAAATGAGTATTTATAATATGTATAAGGATCTACTACAACGTTAACTGTATAGTTTTCCTCATCTATTTTATTTGGAGAATTTGGAGATACTTTTCCTATAATACTACCTAGCGTTATTGCTAAAGCTTTTGCTTTATCGACTCGATCTTTAATGTTATTGATTAATTCATCGCTGGTCAAGCCAGCTCACCAGATAGCCTACTGTAAAAGCTAGCCTGAATTCCTAGCCTTTCTACTATTGATACTATGTATCTATAGAGAGCTAAACTGGTCTTCTTTGCTTTAAAGTCTGCCAAAGCTAATAATGGCGGGATTCCGTCTTTTGTTATTCCCATAGATGCTATCATTCCCAAAATTGTTGGATCTTTAGTTAGTGTCTCTATTCTTAAGATAGAGAATTTGGAAACGTAAGGATGAAAGGGAATGATCAAGTAATACATATAGACTGTCGTGTTGTTACATATTCTCTTAGAGAAAGGACCTAATGCAAGAATTTTGTAAGGTGGCGAATAATTAAACCTTACAAGATGAAGTATAAAGGACTCGTCGGAGAGGAATATTTTTGGGTCAATCCTAAATTTTTGGTAAATTATTGACCTTGTTCTATCATCTATTGAATCAATTAATCCTCTAGATTTATCTAATCTTTTCACTATACCTATAAAATTACTATCTAATATCTTTTTTCTTTCTTCCAAAATTTTTTCCTTAAACTTTGAAGTTAAATACAAATAGGAAGGAAAAAGAGGACCGTCGACTAATATTTTACCTTTACCTTTGACAACATTTAGTGCCTTAGTCTCTAATACTGATCTTATTTCACTTTCTATAACCTCAAATCCTTCAGTTGAATAAAAAGGATCTCCTGTTATAGAAATTGGAGAAACATAAGGGCCAAAATATAGGTAAGGGTCAATTTTAGAATTCTCGGATATTGAGGAAGCTACTGCTATAAAAGGTTCTTTTAATTCTAGCTCTTTTTCTCCATCTAAAGAAGGATAAACTCCATAAATAGGAATTGAGGAAGATGAAATCGCGACAGCCGAGACGCTTATTATGCCTTTGCCAGATACAAAGCTCCTACTACTTCCATCTACTGCGTAAATTTCCTGATTGAATGAAGAAGGATGAACTTCAAAGAATATGTCCTCATTCTCTAAAACAGAAGGAGAAGTAGTACTGTTTAACTCTACATAATCATCAAGGGAAGTGATTGTCAGATATTTCGAAACATAATTTACAACAATGCTATTGAGTATTTCCATAATATTTTGCTGAGATTGCATCTTCTATTAATGTTTAATAATCGAAATATTTAAATATGGCGTAATACCTATTCAGCTTTCATTAATTGCCTAGTTGCTATTATCACTGGATCCCATACTGTTGCTATAGCAGGTAAATATCCCATTTCCACGAAAAACGTTTCCTCTACCGTAAATCCTTTCATAATAATTGCAGCTAACATATCAATCCTTCCCAGAACTTCTTCTCCGCCTATTATTTGACCTCCAACTATCTTATTACTTCCCTCTTCGGCAATGAGTTTTACATAAATGTCTTTTCCTCCAGGATAATACCTTGCCCTAGTCTTAGATTTTATCATTGCCGAATAAACTTTAATTCCGTAACGTTTAGCTTCAGCCTCAGAAATACCAGTTTTTGCTATAAAGTAATCCTTATATTTAGTTATCATCGTTCCAACTACGCCAGGAAATTCCATTTCTTTACCTGCTATATTACTGCCTGCTACGAAACCCATCTTATTAGCTACTGGAGCAAAAGGCATCCAAATAGGCTTTTTAGTTACCATGTGAATACTCTCTGCTACATCGCCTGCAGCATAAACATTCCTAACGCTAGTCCTCATATGAGAATCTACCCATACAGCACCGGTCTCTCCAATTTTGACTTGATCTTTTACTAAATCGACGTTAGGTTCTACGCCTATAGCTATTAACGTTCCGTCTACTTCATACTTTCCTTTGTCTGTAATTACTAATCTTCCTCCTTCCTTAATTTCTTCTAAACTTTCATTTAATCTAAGCTCTACGTCCATACTTGAGGTAATTACTTTGCCCATATCTTCATCTAACATTTTATTAAGGACATATCCTCCTCTATGAATGAGTATTACTTTCTTACCTATATTGGAAAGAGCTTCAGCCATTTCTACTCCGAGAATTCCTCCACCTATAATTGCTATTTTATTTAAACTCCAAAGAGCCTTTCTTAATTCTACGGCATTTGCTGGGTGATGGGCATAAAATATTCTATCTCCTTCTTCCTTTACTTTTTTAGGCTTAGAACCTAAAGTTATGACCAAGTAGTCAAACTCTACGTTTTTCCTTGTTCCGTTCTCGTTAACTTTTACAACCCTAGAGGATAAGTCTACTTCTTCAACTTTCTCATTTATTTTAACATTTATCTTCCTTTTCTCTATAAAGAAAGAAGGCGTATAAGTCATAAATAAGTTTTCGTCGTTAAAAAGCCCTTCAACAAAATAAGGAACTCCACAAGGTGCGTGACTCACCATTTTAGTTTCTTCAAAAACCGTAATTTCGGCCTCGGGATTAAGCCTCCTTACTCTAGAAGAAGCGCTCATTCCTGCAGCTCCGCCACCTAAGACTACTACTTTGTCCATATTATTCCTAAAGATTAAGGATTTATATTTCATTTTATTATGAGTACTCATGATAGCCAAAGACAAGATAAGTTCTCTACGAGAAGAATTGAATAACTTAAGTGAAACTAATTTAAGTATAGCTGAGCAGGGAATATTACAATTTATTAAGGAACAAGTAGATAAAGAAGAAGAATTAGTAAGTAACTTTGATAAAAGCACTTCTGAAAATAATTACGATAAAGCGATCTCAGACTTTTTCCAACTTATTCAAAGAACTAATTTAATGTATGCTTATATAATGCAACCTTCTGTTCTTTCCATGTTGTCAAACGAGAAATTTAGTAAGATCGTACAAGATCTACTTGATTGCATCTCGCAAATAGTCTCGGACGTTATACTTACCTTTAAACATAATATGAAACAGTTTGGATTAGATAGTGTTAACGTAAATATTACATCGAATCCACCATCAATTAGTATATCCTTGGCGATAAAGAATGCTTGAAAATTATCTAAAATGGGATTCGCTCTTTGATCAAGCTATAAAAGAAGCTAAAGAAATAAATTTCGAAATAAAAACCGATAAAGTAATATTTACTGGAATGGGAGGAAGTTATATACCGGGTAAGATAGCGGAGATCTTGGATTATAACGTGGATTATAGGGCAATTACTGGCATACCTAGGAAAGTTGATGAGAATACAACATTAATAGCCATGAGCTATTCCGGCACAACCAGTGAAACTATACAAGCGGTTAAAGAAGGATTAGAAAAAGGCTCAAAAATAGTAGTAATATCTTCTGACGGCAATCTAGAAAAAATTGCAGAAGATCACAAGGAAAAGATATATTTTATTAAGGTTAAAGGCTTATCCCAAACTAGATACTCATTCCCAGTACTTATAACGCCTTTATTAAAAATCTTGTCAACAGTTTCAATAAATAAGATAAATTTAGATGAATTGAAAGAAGGAGTAATAGAAAATAAAGAAAAATATAAGGATCTTGGGAAAAAGTTATCTACTAAGATTATAGGTAAAATTCCAGTATTTTATGCTTCAACTTACTTCCCTATTGCAATAAGGTTTAAACAAGAAATAAATGAAAATGCAAAATCTCCCGCTTTTTACGGTGAAATACCAGAAGTTAATCACAATGAGGTAGAAAGCTATGTTAGAGGAAAAGACTTACTTTTGCCAATAGTTATAGGTAATGAAAGCATTGATGACGTTACAGCAAGCGTTCTTAATGCTGAAAGAATAATACCTCCATCATCATCTAAATTAAAGAACATATCTTCGTTGGTGTTGCTTGCTGGTTTAACTTCCATCTACCTAGCAGACACGTTAAAGGAAAATCCAGAAAAGCTTAATATTATTCCAAAGTGTAGAGAGCGTACATCTGTTATATTTAAAGGATAGTTTACATCTTTTTACTTGTGATTAGAGTATTCAATACTTTAGGACGAAAATTTGAGGATTTTTCGACAGTAGAAAACGGAATAGTTAAAATGTACGTTTGTGGACCTACTGTTTACGACTACGTTCACATAGGCCACGGAAGAACTTTTGTAGCATATGACGCAATAGTTAGATACTTAAGGCTTAAGGGATATAATGTAATAAGAATTCAAAATATAACAGATATAGACGATAAAATAATTAATAAGGCAAAGGAGACAGGAAAATCTTGGGAAGAGATTGTAGATTATTACTCAAAGGATTATCTAGAGAATCTATCACTACTAAAGGTTAAAATTGATTTACATCCAAGAGTTACACAACA from Acidianus ambivalens harbors:
- a CDS encoding SLC13 family permease; this encodes MNYFSLAVMIITYSLIATRGLTKIPPWASMFFGGVLMIILGVLTPEKALSAINLDVILFLITIFTFASALEVSGFLKYVAYAIISKFKRPDKVLFSVLVTSGLLSNLVTNDGLSASWTPVILEMKKEMKIDEKPFLYALAFGVTIGSVMFPTGNPQNLLIALDSGIKNPFLVFIEYLSIPTLLNLVLTYPILRLMFRKYLPNLTFNPDKIEIENKRLAYLSFILLLVTIVLFFTLSYVGIDILLGSLTTSSILLLISPERRDIVRRIDWSTIIFFIGLFIFTEGILCGGVIAEMSKFLPPPTSILLIFISSILLSQILSNVPLVAIYIPILFEYHSTSIADWLALAAGSTIAGNLTLIGAASNIIISEASENRGGKGFGFFEFIAYSLPVLLLNSFILYLFLLLEAP
- a CDS encoding acyl-CoA thioesterase, whose amino-acid sequence is MKLSETKVRTQNIVHYEQSNFMGRLHGGDMLKFLVDTGMLSAIKVAKATSVIASLDNVVFKKGANLGDIIEVEAYVVYVGNTSMEVEMSAYRGDEKIVTATGVYVKIDENFRPQKVGEVIEYDNEEEKAIIERAMKRRQNRIRSMKSNEDQTKGLRFRITNAVYISPDLTYDGKIISAGKLLKMMDDLGGSLALKFIGYKGYDKYSDTVVTVAISNMSFYSPIKLGDIIEINAGLTYVGRTSLDVLINVFKNGKEKVTEAYFSYVRVDNEGRPKEMPRYYPETEVEKNLWQEAIKRRNLQIKEKNL
- a CDS encoding ATP-binding protein, producing MTSDELINNIKDRVDKAKALAITLGSIIGKVSPNSPNKIDEENYTVNVVVDPYTYYKYSFLGRIGVFLGAIDIKTLYFILLRVIGYERSDVKSFLFDNNFVSNVEEETPGTLINNVTLKCEMLTKIDILSSSEPSPADIVIEPQSPVILPNADLIERSLSLNRGLLKVGTLDYLDLDVKVSLSLDDLNYHALIIGTTGAGKTSFIKDLISGLYMIGEEGTKVFILDATGDYYHIFLPPDFTDKGVKQGIAEFEKLYGKLNKLETDVIFPITKTWIRKYAKSGKIESITSAYHELYVKPLLDYLDMKGLKVYSSVVGNQIILSNSQWNSKINLHPFFFRYRDVRKILYKLNPYFSEQASHFLKIFSSSKEAKECKTLEELIDLLDDSEFDKFKLHKSTRENILRGLYLLRETELFDLKAQRDLLVNVVKNSGNLIIFDIYNGELDDLSQKILTYYFLDRLFAFRERQMREGNIKGRFLIIIDEAHRFFPSSKGGEEDTNYVKRVAGKIATMMRLGRRRKIGFIFSTHNPSDLSDIIVQLANTKFIFRISKEIAEQLGLTPTEAKMLSWERNGVAYLISPWLRQGKVKIKVPVPPPIGHYDLSKT
- a CDS encoding DNA double-strand break repair nuclease NurA gives rise to the protein MEILNSIVVNYVSKYLTITSLDDYVELNSTTSPSVLENEDIFFEVHPSSFNQEIYAVDGSSRSFVSGKGIISVSAVAISSSSIPIYGVYPSLDGEKELELKEPFIAVASSISENSKIDPYLYFGPYVSPISITGDPFYSTEGFEVIESEIRSVLETKALNVVKGKGKILVDGPLFPSYLYLTSKFKEKILEERKKILDSNFIGIVKRLDKSRGLIDSIDDRTRSIIYQKFRIDPKIFLSDESFILHLVRFNYSPPYKILALGPFSKRICNNTTVYMYYLIIPFHPYVSKFSILRIETLTKDPTILGMIASMGITKDGIPPLLALADFKAKKTSLALYRYIVSIVERLGIQASFYSRLSGELA
- a CDS encoding FAD-dependent oxidoreductase; the encoded protein is MDKVVVLGGGAAGMSASSRVRRLNPEAEITVFEETKMVSHAPCGVPYFVEGLFNDENLFMTYTPSFFIEKRKINVKINEKVEEVDLSSRVVKVNENGTRKNVEFDYLVITLGSKPKKVKEEGDRIFYAHHPANAVELRKALWSLNKIAIIGGGILGVEMAEALSNIGKKVILIHRGGYVLNKMLDEDMGKVITSSMDVELRLNESLEEIKEGGRLVITDKGKYEVDGTLIAIGVEPNVDLVKDQVKIGETGAVWVDSHMRTSVRNVYAAGDVAESIHMVTKKPIWMPFAPVANKMGFVAGSNIAGKEMEFPGVVGTMITKYKDYFIAKTGISEAEAKRYGIKVYSAMIKSKTRARYYPGGKDIYVKLIAEEGSNKIVGGQIIGGEEVLGRIDMLAAIIMKGFTVEETFFVEMGYLPAIATVWDPVIIATRQLMKAE
- a CDS encoding bifunctional phosphoglucose/phosphomannose isomerase — its product is MLENYLKWDSLFDQAIKEAKEINFEIKTDKVIFTGMGGSYIPGKIAEILDYNVDYRAITGIPRKVDENTTLIAMSYSGTTSETIQAVKEGLEKGSKIVVISSDGNLEKIAEDHKEKIYFIKVKGLSQTRYSFPVLITPLLKILSTVSINKINLDELKEGVIENKEKYKDLGKKLSTKIIGKIPVFYASTYFPIAIRFKQEINENAKSPAFYGEIPEVNHNEVESYVRGKDLLLPIVIGNESIDDVTASVLNAERIIPPSSSKLKNISSLVLLAGLTSIYLADTLKENPEKLNIIPKCRERTSVIFKG